From a single Quercus lobata isolate SW786 unplaced genomic scaffold, ValleyOak3.0 Primary Assembly Scq3eQI_381, whole genome shotgun sequence genomic region:
- the LOC115973296 gene encoding uncharacterized protein LOC115973296 → MVEEGYMADMRSQNKGLLAVLRGQKDWLFGTRRLCATRTSCSLLLMDSEIFSKLRNWNWSCFLDLVKQTSNPDLSSSAADITVIADIKCCGIQILSVILKTSHIPTPHFSIRATEAFSCFLRWKEFCQDTSLEKAGLYINSSEQNEFSSPSRSIDFNQENCLYSSGLCSLAISSSQVDEIEPPTPPQLKMILLLLLYDWIASSTGLF, encoded by the exons ATGGTAGAGGAGGGGTACATGGCAGATATGAGAAGTCAAAATAAGGGGCTGCTGGCAGTCCTAAGAGGCCAGAAAGATTGGCTG TTTGGAACTCGTAGATTATGTGCTACTCGGACATCTTGCAGCCTCCTCCTCATGGATTCAGAAATCTTTTCTAAACTTAGGAACTGGAACTGGTCCTGTTTCTTGGATCTTGTAAAGCAGACCTCCAATCCTGACCTGAGCAGCAGTGCTGCAGATATTACTGTAATTGCAGACATTAAATGTTGTGGGATACAGATACTATCAGTCATTCTGAAAACAAGCCACATACCAACTCCACACTTCAGTATTCGGGCCACAGAAGCATTCTCATGTTTTTTGCG CTGGAAGGAGTTCTGTCAAGATACATCACTGGAGAAGGCTGGTTTGTATATTAATTCATCTGAACAAAATGAGTTCAGTTCTCCTAGTAGAAGCATTGATTTCAACCAAGAGAACTGTCTTTACTCTTCTGGCCTTTGTTCTCTGGCCATTTCCTCTTCACAGGTTGATGAGATTGAACCACCAACTCCTCCACAACTGAAAATGATTCTATTACTATTGTTGTATGACTGGATAGCTTCATCAACTGGccttttttaa
- the LOC115973298 gene encoding uncharacterized protein LOC115973298, whose protein sequence is MAQGRRGRRGGIRGNQMNVGEGVEANPPVGRNVGWNQNIEREDMIAELRRQVAALTEVVQHMQPPHETTDESDDSHSHFENPFGAPPRGRPYVERNEPRLDYNFKVEIPESQGSLKPEDFVDWLNTVERVFDYYDVIDEKKVKLVAIRLKGRASAWWEQLQISRQRSGKVKIKSWEKMKKKLREQFLPFNYTQSLYKDLHNLKQEGSVEEYTEAFHQLVVRVDLNESEEQMVARYLSGLKPSIQDVLSLQSLWNVSEAYNRALLVKKQQTRPALRSGQWGSRSGQGISSQYKVGNSSTNGRGETSGVEQQPAGSKSAITAPKQSQTATVGGGRQQQVGTFKCFKCGEPGHRSLDCRKKALMLEEVKELEHEDGEPIFDQPSNEVGGDFEEEEGLTLVMRKTLLAPKFNSKEDWLRTNIFYTTCSIGGRVCNMIIDGGSCENVVSQEVVDKLRLATQDHPHPYKLSWFKKGNEVKVTKRCLVPFSIRKKYFDEVWCDVVPMDACHILLGRPWQYDHQTMHDGKKNTYTLSKDNQQFTLLPMKEKVTSKSSTTSLLTSKSFIQESQDSGYIFALIPVNTVAGTDVPSAVTELLQQYGDVFPHELPPNLPPMRDIQHAIDLVPGAPLPNKAAYRMAPKEKEELQKQVQELLDRGYIRASISPCAVPALLTPKKDGSWRMCVDSRAINKITIKYRFPIPRLDDMLDCLAGAKVFSKIDLQSHSYNNQ, encoded by the coding sequence ATGGCTCAAGGAAGGAGAGGAAGGAGAGGCGGAATAAGGGGGAATCAAATGAATGTTGGGGAAGGAGTTGAAGCCAACCCTCCAGTGGGGAGGAATGTTGGATGGAATCAAAACATCGAGAGAGAAGACATGATTGCTGAATTAAGGAGACAAGTTGCGGCACTTACGGAGGTGGTGCAGCATATGCAGCCTCCTCATGAGACTACCGATGAGTCCGATGACTCTCATTCTCATTTTGAGAACCCTTTTGGAGCTCCTCCAAGGGGTAGGCCTTATGTGGAAAGAAATGAGCCAAGGCTTGACTACAACTTCAAGGTTGAAATTCCAGAATCTCAAGGGAGTCTCAAACCGGAAGACTTTGTAGATTGGCTGAACACCGTTGAAAGGGTGTTTGATTATTATGATGTTATAGATGAAAAGAAAGTGAAGCTAGTCGCTATTCGCCTTAAAGGGAGAGCTTCCGCTTGGTGGGAACAATTGCAAATTTCTCGCCAAAGAAGTGGCAAAGTCAAGATCAAGAGTTgggagaagatgaagaaaaagctCCGTGAGCAATTTCTTCCTTTCAACTACACCCAATCACTCTACAAAGACCTACACAACCTTAAGCAAGAGGGAAGTGTAGAGGAGTATACGGAGGCGTTTCACCAACTTGTAGTAAGGGTAGATTTGAATGAAAGTGAAGAACAAATGGTTGCAAGGTACTTGAGTGGATTGAAGCCATCCATCCAAGATGTCCTTAGTCTTCAATCATTGTGGAACGTGTCGGAAGCCTACAACCGGGCTTTACTGGTAAAGAAGCAACAAACTAGGCCAGCTTTAAGGTCTGGACAGTGGGGTTCCAGGTCTGGGCAGGGGATTTCTAGCCAATATAAGGTTGGGAATTCAAGTACAAATGGGAGAGGAGAAACTTCTGGGGTTGAACAGCAACCAGCAGGTTCTAAATCTGCTATTACAGCCCCAAAACAGTCCCAAACAGCCACTGTTGGCGGGGGTAGACAGCAACAGGTGGGTACTTTCAAATGTTTCAAGTGTGGAGAGCCGGGTCATCGATCTTTGGATTGTAGGAAGAAGGCTCTTATGTTGGAGGAAGTAAAAGAGCTTGAACATGAAGATGGAGAACCCATCTTTGATCAACCTTCAAATGAGGTTGGTGGtgattttgaagaagaagagggctTGACACTTGTGATGAGAAAGACTCTTCTTGCTCCTAAATTCAATTCCAAAGAAGATTGGTTGAGaaccaatattttttatacaacttGCAGTATTGGAGGAAGAGTTTGTAATATGATCATCGATGGGGGAAGTTGTGAAAATGTGGTCTCTCAGGAGGTGGTTGATAAGTTGAGGCTTGCCACTCAAGATCACCCACATCCCTACAAACTTTCTTGGTTCAAGAAGGGCAATGAGGTGAAAGTAACGAAGCGTTGCTTGGTGCCATTTTCTATCCGGAAGAAATATTTTGATGAAGTTTGGTGTGATGTAGTACCAATGGATGCATGCCATATCCTTCTTGGAAGACCTTGGCAATATGATCACCAAACGATGCATGATGGGAAGAAGAACACCTATACCTTAAGCAAAGACAATCAGCAATTTACTTTGCTGCCAATGAAGGAAAAGGTGACTTCTAAATCCTCTACAACCTCTTTACTCACTTCTAAAAGCTTCATTCAAGAAAGTCAAGATAGTGGCTACATTTTCGCATTAATTCCAGTCAACACAGTGGCTGGAACTGATGTTCCTAGTGCTGTCACTGAGTTATTACAGCAATATGGTGATGTTTTTCCCCATGAGTTACCTCCTAACTTGCCTCCTATGCGAGACATTCAACATGCCATTGATTTGGTACCGGGTGCACCCCTTCCAAACAAGGCAGCATATCGTATGGCTccaaaggagaaggaagaattGCAAAAACAGGTTCAAGAGCTTCTTGATAGAGGCTACATTCGGGCTAGTATTAGCCCTTGTGCGGTACCCGCTCTCTTGACTCCTAAGAAGGATGGCTCTtggaggatgtgtgtggatagtaGAGCTATCAACAAGATCACAATCAAGTATCGTTTTCCAATTCCTAGATTGGATGACATGCTAGATTGCTTGGCGGGTGCAAAGGTGTTTTCCAAGATTGATTTGCAAAGCCATAGctataacaaccagtaa